The Alteromonas macleodii ATCC 27126 genome segment GTGGACCCGCGTTAGGGTCGGTCTTCGCGTAGATAACAAAGGTATGTGCATCAGGACCGTTTGTGATCCACATCTTATTGCCGTTTAGGATGTATTTGTCGCCGCGTTTTTCAGCTTTCAACTTCATACTAACAACGTCCGAACCTGCATTGGGCTCGCTCATTGCCAGTGCACCAATGTGTTCACCGCTTACTAACTTAGGCAGGTACTTTTCACGCTGGGCATCGTTACCGTTTTTGAAGATCTGATTAACACAAAGATTCGAATGTGCGCCATAGCTCAAACCGATACCACCTGACGCGCGGCTAACTTCTTCCATTGCGATAGTATGCGCAAGGTAGCCCATATCAGAGCCACCATATTGCTCTGAAACTGTAACGCCCAATAGGCCCATATCGCCAAGTTTTGTCCACAATTGGTTTGGGAATTGGTTGTCTGCGTCTGCTTGTTCAGCAAGAGGAGCAATCTCATTTTGTGCAAATTGATAGACCTGATCACGTAACATCTCGATGTCTTCGCCAAGTCCAAAATTTAAAGTAGGGTAGGAGGTGTTCATGCGATATTTCCTCGTTTGAGTTCTGCGAGTTCTTCACGGCAACGTGCTTCAACATCATCCAGTTCAGTCATTAACATCTGGATGTCTTCTAGCTGCTGTTTAAGCACCGCTCTTTTCTGTTCAGTCATTTCGAGCATGGCTTCTAACTGAATAGCCGAATTGGGGTTGGTGTCGTACATGTCGAACAGTGTTTTGACTTCAGCAAGGGAAAATCCTAGTCGTTTTCCTCGCAAGATCAGCTTTAAGCGCACTCTATCTTTGTTCAGATAGACGCGATTTTGTCCCGTTCTTGACGGTGACATTAGGCCTTGTTCTTCGTAAAAACGAATTGAACGAGGAGTAATGTCAAACTCTCGAGCGAGTTCGCCTATTGCATATGTTGTTTCGTCGTCGTACTTGCTCATTACACGTACCTTGTATTTCAGCGCTGATTAACACCCTTGTTTTGACGTGGGTGTCATTGTAATTAAATTCTCTGTAGTAGGTTGGGTGTCATTGCAATAGCACTATCGTTTTAAGGTAGATGGTTTTATATACCGCTATATTAAAACGTAGTGTTTGGTTGACACATACTTAGTACAGGTTTACGTTAACGTTAATTACATTTTACGTTAAGGTAAAGTAACATTTTGCTAACGTCAATTTTTCATGGTGAAGGCAAGACGTTGTAGCTGTTAGGGGTGTTTACTTTTGTATACATCTACGTAGCTTTCTTCACTTAACTCTATAATTTTAATGAATTTTAAGGGCACGGTTATGAGTAACGAATCAGTAGTTATTGTCGCAGCTAAGCGCACACCAATGGGTGGTTTCAACGGTAATTTGTCTTCGCTTGCTGCGACCAAACTTGGAGAAGTTGCGATTAAAGCAGCCTGTGAAGAGATGGATGTCTCTGTAATTGATGAAGTCATCATGGGGTGTGTATTACCTGCTGGTCTTGGTCAATCTCCAGCGCGTCAGGCGTCGCTGGGTGCGGGGCTTCCGCTAAGTGCAGGTGTGACAACTATCAACAAAGTATGCGGGTCGGGCTTAAAAGCGGTAATGATGGCCCACGACTTAATTAAAGCAGGCAGTGCGACAGCAGTCGTGGCAGGCGGAATGGAAAGCATGAGTAATGCGCCATATATGTTGCCTAAAGCTAGAACTGGATATCGTATGGGTCATGGTCAAGTGCTTGACCATATGATGTTAGACGGTCTGGAAAATGCCTATGACGGCAAAGCAATGGGCTGCTTCGCACAGGATACTGCTGATGAAGAAAATATTTCTCGCGGTGAAATGGATGAGTTTGCTCTAAGCTCGCTTTCCAAGGCACATGAAGCAATAAACAGCGGAACTTTCGTCGATGAAATAGTACCCGTTACAGTTTCTTCTCGTAAGGGCGATACCGTTGTTGATACCGATGAAGGCCCAGGTTCCGCTCGCCCAGAAAAAATTCCAACACTAAGACCGGCTTTCAAAAAAGACGGTACGGTCACGGCTGCTAACTCAAGCTCAATCTCTGACGGTGCAGCGGCACTGGTTGTAATGAGCGAAAGCAAAGCAAATGAACTTGGTCTAGCACCGCTTGCGCGCGTGGTTGCTCACGCTACAAATTCTATTGAACCTGAAAACTTCACCGTTGCGCCTGTTGGCGCTATGGAAAAAGTGCTGGATAAGGCAGGTTGGACGAAAGAAGAAGTCGATCTTTTCGAAATTAACGAAGCCTTCGCCATGGTAACCATGTTGGCTGTCAAGAAGCTTGGACTAGATGAAAGTAAAGTAAACGTAAAAGGCGGCGCTTGTGCATTGGGTCACCCAATCGGAGCCTCTGGTGCACGCATTTTGGTAACACTACTTCACGCGCTTAAGCAACGCGGTGGTCGCAAAGGTATCGCATCTTTATGTATTGGTGGTGGTGAGGGTGTAGCGCTTGCCGTTGAAATGCTCTAAGCCGCTATAGCTATAGATGGCAAATATGTAAAATATTTAATCACGGAGCCTAATCACATTGATTTCGCTCTGTGGTTCAATATAAAGAAAAATACAAAAGCATGAAGACAGTGACTTACGTTATCAACTCTATAACCCTTGCGGTTGCGCTATCCACTTTAACGCTTGTTGCGAAAGTCCAAGCTGGCTCATCGTTTTCAGTAAACTCGACTTACGCAGACACCCACGATAACAATGGCACTCACTACGAGGAATCACGTTCTTTATCGAGTAATGAAGACACCCACGATGACTTAACTCTGTCTGCGCTTCACGAAACTCAATCAACCGTTGATGGTTCTGACGACGCTGTTTCGGAAGACACCCACACTAACGAAGAAAAAAAGACTTCGGATAACACCCATGCCAACAGTGCCCATGCCAACAGTGAATCGTCAGCTATCTACCCCAAGAAAATAAGCCAGGTACCTTATTCAGCGTTGGGTGTCTTGCCAACAAGCGAAGCTGATGAACAATTCAGCTACGGCGATGACCTACTACAAACTATTTATACTTGGCATGGACGTTCGTCTACGAACGAAATGTACGCTGATAAAGCGTTAATATTTATTCACGGTGGGTGTTGGCTTAATGCCTACGGTTACGAACACGCGAAAGGGATGTACCATGCTTTAGCAGAGCTTGGGATGGGTGTCTACGTAACAGAGTATCGGCGCGTAGGTGATGAAGGCGGTGGCTGGCCCGGTAGTTTAGACGACGTGACACAAGCAATAAGTACAGCCTTAAAACGAATAGAGAACGAAGGGCGCTACACCAACATTTACATTGCGGGGCATTCTGCTGGTGGGCACTTAGCTTTGCTTGCTGCGCAACGCCTATCTTCGTCATCCTTGAACTTATCGCGCGCAAACATAAAACGGATTATCGGATTAGCAGCAATTACGGACATCCAGTCCTATGCCATGGGCCATAATAGCTGCCAGTTGGCTACAGCGAAATTCATGAACGGTACGCCTGAAGATGTTCCAACCGCATATCAAAGGGCTACACCACGGCCAACCCATGGCAGTTTGCCAATTACACTACTCCAAGGCGATGCTGATAGTATTGTGCCAGCGCGCCACGCTGTATTATCTGGAACCAACCAAAAAATAATTAAAAATGGTGGCCATTTCGATTGGCTTCACCCTGAATCAACATCCTTTGATGCTTTACTTGAGGTTATTAGTGAACATGATGAATAAGGTTTTTTCAGCTGAACAACTTGATATTAAAGATCCACTCCGTGACAAGGCGCAGGCGTTTTCGCTTCCCGCTAATACGGTCTATTTAGACGGCAATTCGCTAGGGCCTCTGCCTAAGGCAGCGAAACAGCAAGCTGACGACGTTGTCAATGAACAGTGGGGAAAGGGGCTCATTACAAGCTGGAACAAGCATCAGTGGATCCATCTACCTCAAATAGTGGGTGATAAGATAGGCGGTCTGATTGGCGCTAAAAGTGGCCAAGTTATTTGTTGTGACTCCATTTCTATCAATCTGTTTAAAGTATTAAGCGCGGCGTTAAAAATGCACCCAAGTCGCAAGGTAATAGCGACTACCCGCGATAATTTTCCTACCGACATATACATGGTGCAAGGCCTGCTTGACTTACTCGGCAGCGATTACAGTATTCGCTATGTTGACGAAGCATGCATTGGGTCGCAGCTAACTGATGATATTGCCGTACTGATGCTGACACAGGTAAATTTCAGAAGTGGCAACAAACTCGATATGCAAAGCATTACCGAGCAAGCCCATCAAAAAGGCATTTTAACTTTGTGGGATTTAGCGCACAGTGCTGGAGCATTTCCTGTCAGCCTAGACGCATGTAATGTGGATTTTGCAGTCGGCTGTACCTACAAATATCTAAATGGCGGCCCTGGCGCGCCAGCGTTTATCTATGTCGCTAAACGACATCAAGCACAGTATCAACAACCTTTGTCTGGTTGGATGGGGCACAGCTCGCCTTTCTCATTTTCTCCTGATTACGCTGGCGACAATTCCGTGAAGCAAAACTTGTGCGGTACGCCAGGAATTATTGGAATGAGCATTTTAGATGCGGCATTAGACGTATTTGAAGATGTATCACTTAAAGCTATTGATGAAAAATCCAAAAAGCTACAGGCATTTTTCATCGCTGAAGCCAAGCGCGCAGGCCTTCTGGAAAAGTTTTCCATTGTAAGCCCCAATATTGATAATCGAGGTAGTCAGCTAGCTTTCGCTCACGACCACGCTTACGCCATTTGCCAAGCTTGGATCGCTGAGGGGGTGATTGCAGATTTCCGTGCACCAAATATTCTGCGAATAGGTTTTGCGCCATTGTATTTAAGTTTCGTCGATATTGAAAAAGCGGTGGCAAGCCTGACCAAAATTATGAATGAAAAGCGCTATGAAAACGATGAGTTTCAGCAAAGACAGAGCGTTACCTAGCTGAAAAGCGAGATTATCAGCTAAATAATTGCAATTTTTGAATTTACGCTTAATACT includes the following:
- a CDS encoding MerR family transcriptional regulator; this translates as MSKYDDETTYAIGELAREFDITPRSIRFYEEQGLMSPSRTGQNRVYLNKDRVRLKLILRGKRLGFSLAEVKTLFDMYDTNPNSAIQLEAMLEMTEQKRAVLKQQLEDIQMLMTELDDVEARCREELAELKRGNIA
- a CDS encoding thiolase family protein, whose translation is MSNESVVIVAAKRTPMGGFNGNLSSLAATKLGEVAIKAACEEMDVSVIDEVIMGCVLPAGLGQSPARQASLGAGLPLSAGVTTINKVCGSGLKAVMMAHDLIKAGSATAVVAGGMESMSNAPYMLPKARTGYRMGHGQVLDHMMLDGLENAYDGKAMGCFAQDTADEENISRGEMDEFALSSLSKAHEAINSGTFVDEIVPVTVSSRKGDTVVDTDEGPGSARPEKIPTLRPAFKKDGTVTAANSSSISDGAAALVVMSESKANELGLAPLARVVAHATNSIEPENFTVAPVGAMEKVLDKAGWTKEEVDLFEINEAFAMVTMLAVKKLGLDESKVNVKGGACALGHPIGASGARILVTLLHALKQRGGRKGIASLCIGGGEGVALAVEML
- a CDS encoding alpha/beta hydrolase family protein; this encodes MKTVTYVINSITLAVALSTLTLVAKVQAGSSFSVNSTYADTHDNNGTHYEESRSLSSNEDTHDDLTLSALHETQSTVDGSDDAVSEDTHTNEEKKTSDNTHANSAHANSESSAIYPKKISQVPYSALGVLPTSEADEQFSYGDDLLQTIYTWHGRSSTNEMYADKALIFIHGGCWLNAYGYEHAKGMYHALAELGMGVYVTEYRRVGDEGGGWPGSLDDVTQAISTALKRIENEGRYTNIYIAGHSAGGHLALLAAQRLSSSSLNLSRANIKRIIGLAAITDIQSYAMGHNSCQLATAKFMNGTPEDVPTAYQRATPRPTHGSLPITLLQGDADSIVPARHAVLSGTNQKIIKNGGHFDWLHPESTSFDALLEVISEHDE
- the kynU gene encoding kynureninase codes for the protein MMNKVFSAEQLDIKDPLRDKAQAFSLPANTVYLDGNSLGPLPKAAKQQADDVVNEQWGKGLITSWNKHQWIHLPQIVGDKIGGLIGAKSGQVICCDSISINLFKVLSAALKMHPSRKVIATTRDNFPTDIYMVQGLLDLLGSDYSIRYVDEACIGSQLTDDIAVLMLTQVNFRSGNKLDMQSITEQAHQKGILTLWDLAHSAGAFPVSLDACNVDFAVGCTYKYLNGGPGAPAFIYVAKRHQAQYQQPLSGWMGHSSPFSFSPDYAGDNSVKQNLCGTPGIIGMSILDAALDVFEDVSLKAIDEKSKKLQAFFIAEAKRAGLLEKFSIVSPNIDNRGSQLAFAHDHAYAICQAWIAEGVIADFRAPNILRIGFAPLYLSFVDIEKAVASLTKIMNEKRYENDEFQQRQSVT